A genome region from Schlesneria paludicola DSM 18645 includes the following:
- a CDS encoding carbonic anhydrase, translating into MDLIYRYDPHLPISVECPSDSAAAMRLLCDGNLRLTSVVAQMQKATLGEGGVSEIVVPMSPVSLGLPLVAGAVSTQRPYALVLGCSDARVPVEPIFDQSFNDLFVLRIAGNVLGTECLGSFDYAVRQFADSLKLVVVLGHTGCGAVSAAVETYLSPTDYADIAFTHALRSLIDRIMIAVRGAAGAIQQVCGRKVQQHPNYKDALIEVAVYLNAAITAFDLRREIAAFGGGSMHVVYGVYDLATLFVSPIPAAHPTKPGFAPAPQQENLTTLGQQLAQAVVDKGVLGE; encoded by the coding sequence ATGGATCTGATCTATCGATATGACCCTCATTTGCCGATTTCAGTGGAATGCCCTTCGGATTCCGCTGCCGCCATGCGACTGCTGTGTGATGGCAATCTCCGACTCACGTCGGTTGTGGCACAAATGCAAAAGGCGACCCTGGGCGAAGGTGGCGTCAGCGAAATCGTTGTCCCCATGAGCCCCGTATCGCTTGGCTTGCCATTAGTTGCCGGAGCGGTTTCGACGCAGCGTCCTTATGCCTTGGTACTTGGCTGCTCGGACGCACGTGTCCCGGTCGAGCCCATCTTTGATCAGTCGTTCAATGATCTGTTCGTACTTCGAATCGCGGGCAACGTGTTAGGTACGGAATGCCTCGGCAGTTTTGACTACGCTGTAAGACAGTTCGCCGACAGTCTGAAACTGGTCGTCGTCCTCGGACACACAGGTTGTGGAGCAGTCTCTGCGGCGGTCGAGACCTACCTAAGTCCCACGGATTATGCGGACATTGCGTTTACGCACGCACTCAGGTCACTGATCGACCGAATCATGATCGCCGTTCGCGGTGCGGCCGGCGCTATTCAACAGGTGTGCGGCAGGAAGGTGCAACAACACCCCAACTACAAAGACGCATTGATCGAAGTCGCAGTCTATCTAAATGCAGCGATCACGGCCTTCGATCTTCGCCGCGAAATCGCGGCATTCGGAGGCGGTTCAATGCACGTTGTGTACGGAGTTTACGACCTGGCAACGTTGTTCGTGAGTCCGATCCCCGCCGCCCATCCAACTAAACCAGGTTTTGCGCCCGCGCCACAGCAGGAGAACCTGACCACCTTGGGACAACAACTCGCGCAGGCCGTGGTTGATAAAGGCGTATTGGGCGAGTGA